In one window of Thunnus thynnus chromosome 23, fThuThy2.1, whole genome shotgun sequence DNA:
- the srr gene encoding L-threonine ammonia-lyase — MGEMSADGVTLDLLREARETVRSSPLGVINTPMIPWCQTTLPLNVDCNIHIKLENMQRTGSFKIRGVANQFARRPKGGHFVTMSAGNYGKSFAYASKHYGSKGKVVMPETAPVSRSILIQSFGVEVERVPTSCLMNVVNQCVQVDNMTFLHSYDDLDLIAGHASLGMEVLEVMPEPDVVVVCCGGGGLLAGVAAAIKLSGCDKTRIYGVEPEGACTMYKSFIEKKPVGMDAKSIASGLAPPFAGTLPYELCQRYVEGIVLVNDEEIKAAVSTLYRSGLVVEPSGSAAFAAIVNNKIPELEGKNVVCILSGGNVGKDELANFPD, encoded by the exons ATGGGCGAGATGTCTGCAGACGGGGTCACCCTGGATCTGCTGAGAGAAGCCAGGGAGACGGTAAGGAGCAGCCCCCTGGGTGTCATCAACACTCCCATGATCCCCTGGTGTCAGACCACCCTGCCTCTAAATGTTGACTGCAACATCCACATCAAACTGGAGAACATGCAGAGGACCG GGTCTTTTAAGATCAGAGGAGTGGCCAATCAGTTTGCCAGGAGACCGAAGGGTGGTCATTTTGTAACCATGTCTGCCGGGAACTACGGGAAGTCTTTTGCGTACGCCTCAAAACACTACGGGTCAAAGGGCAAAGTGGTGATGCCCGAAACTGCTCCAGTGTCCAGATCCATCCTCATACAG AGTTTCGGGGTTGAGGTGGAGCGAGTTCCCACCTCCTGTCTGATGAACGTGGTGAATCAATGCGTTCAGGTGGACAACATGACTTTCCTGCACTCCTATGATGACCTGGATCTGATCGCAGGACATGCCAG tctAGGTATGGAGGTGCTGGAGGTGATGCCCGAGCCCgatgtggtggtggtgtgctGTGGTGGAGGGGGGCTGCTAGCAGGAGTAGCTGCTGCTATCAAACTGTCAGGCTGTGATAAAACCAGGATCTATGGTGTGGAACCAGAAGGAG CCTGCACCATGTACAAAAGCTTCATTGAGAAGAAGCCAGTGGGCATGGACGCCAAGAGCATCGCTTCAGGACTTGCACCACCTTTTGCAG GCACGCTGCCCTATGAGCTGTGCCAGCGTTACGTGGAGGGCATCGTCCTGGTGAACGATGAGGAGATCAAGGCGGCGGTGTCCACTCTCTACAGGTCTGGACTTGTGGTGGAGCCGTCGGGCTCCGCTGCCTTCGCTGCCATCGTTAATAACAAGATACCTGAGCTGGAGGGGAAGAATGTGGTGTGCATCCTCAGCGGAGGGAACGTCGGCAAAGACGAGCTTGCTAACTTCCCAGACTGA
- the trmu gene encoding mitochondrial tRNA-specific 2-thiouridylase 1 → MGFIRHVVCAMSGGVDSSVAALLLKRRGYSVTGVFMKNWDSLDESGLCTTEKDCEDAYRVCKTLDIPFHQVSYVKEYWHEVFSNLLKEYEKGRTPNPDILCNKHIKFNHFHKYAINTLGADAMATGHYARTSQEDAEVFQQTHTAPPTTLFRDRFEIRNPVRLHKGADLVKDQTFFLSQISQDALRQTMFPLAGLTKDFVKKIAAEAGFHHVLKKKESMGICFIGERNFESFILEYLESKPGNFVSIEDGTIMGKHKGWFTLTLGQRARIGGQKDAWFVVDKDITTGDVFVAPATNHSSLFRDTMRTDRFHWIADDPPPALARTQMMECHFRFIHQMPLTPCTVTLNMDGSVWISLSQPVRALTPGQFAVLYKGDECLGSGKIIQLGPSEYTLQQGRERLLAAARLKEKQTPEPVS, encoded by the exons ATGGGTTTTATAAGGCACGTCGTGTGCGCCATGTCTGGCGGCGTCGACAGCTCCGTGGCGGCGTTGTTACTGAAGAGAAGAG gTTACAGTGTGACAGGAGTGTTTATGAAGAACTGGGACTCTCTGGATGAAAGCGGACTTTGCACCACAGAGAAAGACTGTGAGGACGCCTACAGAGTGTGCAAGACTCTGGACATCCCCTTCCACCAAGTGTCTTATGTCAAAGAGTACTGGCATGAAGTTTTCAG TAATCTGTTAAAGGAGTATGAGAAGGGCAGGACTCCAAACCCAGATATACTGTGCAACAAGCACATCAAATTCAACCATTTCCACAAATATGCCATCAACACTCTGG GTGCTGATGCCATGGCAACGGGCCACTACGCCAGGACATCCCAGGAAGACGCAGAGGTTtttcagcagacacacacagccccGCCCACCACGCTCTTCAGAGATCGTTTTGAGATCAGAAATC CGGTGAGGCTGCATAAGGGAGCAGATCTCGTCAAAGACCAAACTTTCTTCCTCAGCCAGATCTCACAAGACGCCTTGCGACAAACCATGTTCCCACTTGCTGGACTCACCAAAGATTTTGTGAAAAAGATTGCTGCTGAAGCCGGGTTCCACCATGTGCTGAAGAAGAAAGAG AGCATGGGTATCTGCTTCATTGGAGAGAGAAACTTTGAAAGCTTTATTTTGGAG TATCTAGAATCTAAACCAGGGAACTTTGTCTCCATTGAGGACGGGACCATAATGGGAAAACACAAAG GCTGGTTCACTCTGACTCTGGGCCAGAGGGCGAGGATAGGAGGGCAGAAAGACGCCTGGTTTGTCGTGGACAAAGACATCACTACTGGAGATGTGTTTGTC GCTCCAGCTACCAATCACTCCTCTCTGTTCCGTGACACGATGCGGACGGACCGCTTCCACTGGATAGCAGATGACCCGCCTCCCGCACTAGCCAGGACCCAGATGATGGAGTGTCACTTCCGCTTCATCCACCAGATGCCGCTCA CTCCCTGCACTGTGACTCTGAACATGGACGGCTCTGTGTGGATCTCACTCTCCCAGCCAGTTAGAGCTCTGACGCCTGGACAG TTTGCTGTACTCTACAAAGGAGACGAGTGTCTGGGTAGCGGGAAGATCATCCAGCTGGGGCCCAGTGAATACACACTCCAGCAGGGCCGCGAACGTTTGTTAGCAGCCGCGCGGCTCAAGGAGAAGCAGACCCCTGAACCAGTCAGCTGA